In Carya illinoinensis cultivar Pawnee chromosome 7, C.illinoinensisPawnee_v1, whole genome shotgun sequence, the following are encoded in one genomic region:
- the LOC122314825 gene encoding GDSL esterase/lipase LTL1-like yields MDTLLVFLSCLVTALSSISSQAEARAFFVFGDSLVDNGNNDYLATTARADSYPYGIDYPTRRATGRFSNGLNIPDLISEKIGSEPTLPYLSPQLTGQNLLVGANFASAGIGILNDTGVQFLNIIRISQQLAYFQQYQQRVSALIGPEQTRQLINQALVLITLGGNDFVNNYYLVPYSARSRQFSLPNYVVYLISEYRKILVRLYELGARRVLVTGTGPIGCVPAELALHSRNGECAVEIQRAANLFNPQLDQLIIQLNSEIGSDVFVTANAFEMHLDFITDPQAYGFITSKVACCGQGPYNGIGLCTPASNLCPNRDLFAFWDPFHPSEKANRLIVDTFMTGSTKYMNPMNLSTIIALDSRT; encoded by the exons ATGGACACCCTTCTGGTGTTTCTTTCATGTTTGGTAACAGCATTGAGTAGCATTTCGTCTCAAGCAGAGGCTCGTGCTTTCTTTGTTTTCGGAGATTCACTTGTCGATAATGGCAACAATGACTACCTTGCCACCACTGCCCGTGCTGACTCTTACCCTTATGGCATTGACTATCCAACACGCAGAGCCACTGGTCGCTTTTCCAATGGCCTTAACATCCCTGATCTCATCA GTGAGAAGATTGGCTCGGAGCCCACATTGCCATACTTGAGCCCTCAGCTCACTGGACAGAATCTACTAGTGGGTGCTAACTTTGCTTCTGCTGGGATTGGAATTCTCAACGACACAGGAGTCCAATTT CTAAACATTATACGGATATCCCAACAACTGGCCTACTTTCAACAGTACCAGCAACGTGTGAGCGCTCTTATCGGACCTGAGCAAACTCGACAGCTTATAAATCAGGCGCTCGTCCTCATTACCCTCGGAGGCAACGATTTCGTGAACAACTATTACTTGGTGCCTTACTCTGCAAGATCTCGTCAATTTTCACTCCCCAACTACGTTGTCTATCTCATTTCAGAGTACCGGAAAATTCTAGTG AGATTATACGAGTTGGGAGCACGGAGGGTTTTGGTGACAGGTACGGGACCAATAGGATGTGTACCAGCAGAATTGGCATTGCACAGCAGAAATGGGGAGTGCGCGGTGGAGATTCAACGAGCTGCCAACTTGTTCAATCCACAACTCGACCAACTCATCATTCAACTTAATTCAGAGATTGGTTCTGATGTCTTTGTTACCGCTAATGCCTTCGAAATGCACCTGGATTTTATCACTGATCCTCAAGCTTATG GATTTATCACATCAAAGGTAGCATGCTGCGGGCAAGGACCGTACAATGGGATAGGACTATGCACGCCAGCCTCCAATCTGTGCCCAAACAGAGATCTGTTTGCGTTTTGGGATCCATTCCATCCATCTGAAAAGGCCAACAGACTTATCGTAGATACCTTCATGACTGGATCCACAAAGTACATGAACCCCATGAATCTCAGCACCATTATAGCATTGGACTCCAGGACCTGA